The Metabacillus schmidteae nucleotide sequence CCACAAACAACACCACACTCACAAATTTCATCATTCTTCTTTAGTTTACCATTTTTCTTAAGTGAAATGCTTCTTAGTCTATAAGAAAACAAAATAAAGCCGCCTACTTATGGGCGGCTCATCATCTCTTCCTTCACGATAGCAAAATTCTCAAGACTTTCTATTAAGTAGGTTGGATTAATCAGTGTAATCAAACGCCACTCTATGCTTGCTACTCCGGAAAAATATTTAGTTGATTGAAATGCACCGATCGGAATTGTTTTTAGTTGGTTCTCTTCGATATCGATAATTTCTTTTGCTTCATTTACAATCAGTGCCGCAGAAATATCATCAGACTGAATGACAATCAATTTAACGTTGTTATCAATTGTTATATTTTGATGATAAAAGATTTGATTCGTATCAAGAACCGGTATCAGCTCTCCCCTTACCTTTACTACACCTTTCATATAGACAGGCATATTAGGAATGACATTTATATCCTCTAATTTTTCAATTGAAATGACATGTTCAATAGGTATTCCATACTCTTCATCACTTGTTCGGAACACGACTATTTTTGAAACATCCATATCATCATCTCCTCCATCAATACTTGAGGTGAAATACTAAGACTATCATACTATGAATGTCTTAGTATTTAAAGATGCTATTGTATTTAAACTAGTTTGACATGAGGAAAAATGTCTACCACTTGCGCCATTCAATCATCTCTTTATTATCTAATTGCTGACGAATAACCCCTTCACATAAGGAAAAAATCCCTTCAACATCCGGAGTACTTAATGCCAATACCCTTATTGATAGTCCTTTTGCATTAAGAGCACTAATACCAAATCGCGAGTGATTCACAGAACTCAATTCTGATCTTAATCTTTCAATCAACTGTTCGTCAACTTGAGGATGAATCATAAACAATGTACCGATATGAGTGTAGCCTTCCAACTGCATTAATTGTTGAATATTTTCTCCGGGAATCAATAGCTGATGATCATATACCTGCAATTCACCATCAATAAATATTTTCAGTTTAGAAGAAATCCTTTTATACTGAAACAATCCCCTATCCTCAGACCAACCTGGAGTAATAATATCTGTATAATAAAATGTCGATGTAGACTCCATATATACATTTGTAACTTGAGAAAACCGTGCATCTTTGTATGCAATTAACGGGTCTTGTTTAACAAGTAATTCGCTTCCGTCATGTAAAAAGTAATCCATTTCTTGACGAACACCTAATCGAAGCGACTTGTAAATTTTAGTAGAAGCCTGAGTGGTTAATGCCAGCTTCGCATCCTTCCCAACTACTACCTCAGTTTTATAAGAATCTCCATCTACATAACCGCCACCGACATGGATTAAAGTTAAAAGAGGAAGACCTTCTGGCAAGTATGTTGGTCTAGTAATTTTTAAAACTCCATCAAAAAAGCTATTGCTAACGAAAGAACGGTGATGCTTTTTTTCTACCGTTAGCTCCAGGTAGCCGGTATATGTCATGCCTCAAGACCAACTAAAAAGGCTTCTTTGCGAATCCAGTCGACCACTTCCTTTACCCCGGTACCATCTTTGAGATTTGTAAAAATATATGGGCGATCACCGCGGGATACTAATGTATCTTTTCGCATTACTTCAAGATCTGCTCCTACATATGGTGCTAAATCAATTTTATTAATTATAAACAGGTCAGATTTAATCATTCCCTGCCCACCTTTGCGAGGGATTTTCTCCCCTTGGGCAACATCAATAATATAAATTGAAAAGTCGACCAATTCAGGACTAAAGGTAGCAGCTAAATTATCACCACCACTTTCCACAAAAATCAAATCTAGACTTGGATGGCGGTCATTTAATTCATCAATTGCATCAAAATTCATTGATGCATCTTCTCGAATTGCAGTATGCGGACATCCTCCCGTTTCAACACCGATGATGCGATCTTCCGGTAAGGCACCATTCTTAATTAAAAATTGAGCATCCTCTTTCGTATATATATCATTTGTGATAACCGCGACCTCAAACTCCTTCATTAGCTCTCTTGTTAACTTATCTACCAGCAATGTTTTCCCTGCACCAACAGGTCCTCCGATTCCTATACGAATTGGTTCACTCATATTATTTCATCCTTTCATTTTTCATGACATAAATAGACGAACAGAAAGCTGTTCATGATGCATTTGGGCAATTTCAAGACCAGGTGCACCTGCTCCAAAATCTTCTTCGTCTAAAAACAAAATTTCCTTCACTTTTTCTATTAGATATGGTTGTAATGTAACTAAGATTCTTTGCCCATCTGTCTGACCGATAGGAATTCCTCTTATAGCGTTTTGTACAAGTGATGAAGTGGTAGCAAAAAGATAAGTAGAAAGTGTTGTTTCTATATCAATATCCAACTCCAGACAAACCATCGCATACACAACTGAGCTGTGACCGTAAGCTTGTTTATGTTTGATTTTCCCTTGATACAAATTCAAATGTTCATTCGGGAAGAGCTGGTTCATTACCTTTACCATTTGTCGACCAACTCTTCGATTTCCTTCACGGGTTTCTCTCGCTATAGCAAGAGCATTTAACTCTTTGTCTATTGTCCAGACCGATTCAATCTTATTTGCTTTAATAGATTCATAGACTAACCTGCAGGCAAGACCATCTGTGTAAACAAATTGTGTTTGTAAGTATTGTATAAGTGCTGCCAGAAAGGTATCTTTATTCGTAATTTTATTTTCTTGAATATACGTTTCTATTCCAAAGGAATGTGAAAATGCTCCGGAAGGAAAATTGGAATCACAGATTTGAAGCAGATGAAACAGTTGTTTAGTCATGGGAATGCCCGATATGTTTAAAGGCTTTGCTCATTTTACGTTCTTCTCTTGTGTAAGGTACTCCCAGCTCTTCTAATAACCTTTCAACAAGATAGTCATACTGAACAATCATTTCGTTTTCTTCAAATTGTGCCGGTAAATGGCGGTTACCAAGTTGATGAGCAATTTCTCCCATTTGTAAAATACTTATTGGTTGAATGACAATAACATCATCAGCAAGCACACTTATAATGATAGAGTTTTTTTCATCGTGGTACAGAATGTCCCCGTCAACCAGTTCTTTTCCTTGTTTAAGTCGAATGCCCAGTTCATTTCCATGATCTGTTTTTACGCGCTGTATCTTCTTTACTAAATCATCACTTTTTAAATACACACGTTCTACATGATGTGGTGCTTGCTCTAATTCTCTTACGTTTCCTATAATCTGTTCAATAATCATCATTTCACCTCAAAATAAAAAGTATCGTTGTGCTAATGAAACCTTCTCATCAGGTTCACAGGTAATTAACTCTCCATCAACCATAACCTCATAGGTCTGAGGGTCCACTTCAATGGATGGTGTTTCTCCGTTTAATTTCATATCCTTCTTTTTAAGTTGGCGAATATTTTTTACCACACCAATCTTTTTTTCAAGTCCAAGTAACCCATGAATATTCTTGTCAAAAGCAGCTTTGGACAGAAATGTCATCGAGGTTGAATGCTTTGCCTTGCCAAAACTCGCAAACATAGGACGATATAATGCGGGCTGCGGGGTTGGAATAGATGCATTTGGATCTCCCATTACACTCCATACAATCATCCCTCCTTTAACAACCAATTCCGGTTTAGCCCCAAAAAATGCCGGATTCCACAAGACAAAATCAGCCATTTTCCCGACTTCTATCGAACCTACATACTCAGAAATTCCATGTGTGATAGCTGGATTGATGGTATATTTTGCTATATATCTTTTTGCTCTAACGTTATCATTTTCTTCACCTTCAACAAGTTCTCCCCGTTGCCGCTTCATCTTATCAGCTGTTTGCCATGTTCTTGAGATTACTTCACCTACTCTTCCCATCGCCTGGGAATCGGAGCTAATCATGCTAAAAACACCTAAATCATGAAGAATGTCCTCTGCAGCAATCGTTTCTTTCCGAATACGAGAGTCTGCAAAAGCCAAATCCTCCGGAACGGAAGGGTCTAAATGATGACAAACCATCAACATATCTAAATGTTCTGCAATGGTATTCACTGTATAGGGACGTGTCGGATTTGTTGAAGATGGAAGTATATTCGGGTAAGATGCTGCCTTTATGATGTCAGGGGCATGACCTCCACCAGCACCTTCTGTATGATAGGTATGTATCACACGCCCATCAATAGCTTTTAATGTATCCTCTACAAAGCCACCTTCATTAAGAGTGTCAGTATGAATCGCGATTTGAATATCATATTTATCAGCTACTGATAATGCTTTATCTATATTGGAAGTTGTGGTTCCCCAATCTTCATGAAGCTTAAGGCCAATAGCACCTGCTTGAATTTGTTCAATAAGTGCCTCTTCGTTGGAAGCGTTACCTTTTCCGAGAAAACCCAAGTTAACAGGAAACTCCTCAGCAGCTTTTAGCATTTGGTGAATATTCCACGCACCAGGTGTACAAGTTGTCGCATTAGTTCCGGTTGCCGGACCGGTTCCCCCTCCAATCATCGTAGTCATACCTGATTCAATTGCCGTTTGGATTTGTTGAGGGCAAATAAAATGGATATGAGCATCAATTCCTCCTGCCGTTACAATCATTCCCTCTGCAGCAATCACCTCTGTTGAAGCACCTATGACAATATCAACTGAATCCATAATAAGAGGGTTTCCGGCCTTCCCAATCGATATGATTATCCCCTCTTTAATACCAATATCCGCCTTGTAAATTCCTGTATAATCAAGGATTAGAGCATTCGTTACAACAAGATCAACTACTTCTTCTCTTGTTGCTAATGGATGCTGTCCCATTCCATCACGTATTACTTTCCCACCACCAAATTTCACTTCATCACCGTAAGTGGTAAAATCCTTCTCAACTTCAATGAATAATTCCGTGTCTCCAAGTCTTACCTGGTCACCAACCGTTGGACCAAACATGTCCGCATATTGATGTCTTGACATACGAAAGCTCATAGCTACACTCCCTTATCTAGTGCATCATTTGTTAAATTATTTAACCCAAATATTTTTCTTTCACCTGAAAAAGAAATGAGCTCGATTATTTTTTTATCTCCTGGTTCAAATCGAACAGCTGTACCGGCTGGTATATTTAATCTTTTTCCATAAGATTTCTTCCGTTCAAATTCCAGTGAACGATTCACTTCATAAAAATGAAAATGGGAACCTATTT carries:
- a CDS encoding urease accessory protein UreD is translated as MTYTGYLELTVEKKHHRSFVSNSFFDGVLKITRPTYLPEGLPLLTLIHVGGGYVDGDSYKTEVVVGKDAKLALTTQASTKIYKSLRLGVRQEMDYFLHDGSELLVKQDPLIAYKDARFSQVTNVYMESTSTFYYTDIITPGWSEDRGLFQYKRISSKLKIFIDGELQVYDHQLLIPGENIQQLMQLEGYTHIGTLFMIHPQVDEQLIERLRSELSSVNHSRFGISALNAKGLSIRVLALSTPDVEGIFSLCEGVIRQQLDNKEMIEWRKW
- the ureC gene encoding urease subunit alpha: MSFRMSRHQYADMFGPTVGDQVRLGDTELFIEVEKDFTTYGDEVKFGGGKVIRDGMGQHPLATREEVVDLVVTNALILDYTGIYKADIGIKEGIIISIGKAGNPLIMDSVDIVIGASTEVIAAEGMIVTAGGIDAHIHFICPQQIQTAIESGMTTMIGGGTGPATGTNATTCTPGAWNIHQMLKAAEEFPVNLGFLGKGNASNEEALIEQIQAGAIGLKLHEDWGTTTSNIDKALSVADKYDIQIAIHTDTLNEGGFVEDTLKAIDGRVIHTYHTEGAGGGHAPDIIKAASYPNILPSSTNPTRPYTVNTIAEHLDMLMVCHHLDPSVPEDLAFADSRIRKETIAAEDILHDLGVFSMISSDSQAMGRVGEVISRTWQTADKMKRQRGELVEGEENDNVRAKRYIAKYTINPAITHGISEYVGSIEVGKMADFVLWNPAFFGAKPELVVKGGMIVWSVMGDPNASIPTPQPALYRPMFASFGKAKHSTSMTFLSKAAFDKNIHGLLGLEKKIGVVKNIRQLKKKDMKLNGETPSIEVDPQTYEVMVDGELITCEPDEKVSLAQRYFLF
- a CDS encoding urease subunit beta, whose product is MIPGELKLKQEPIFCNQHKQTIRLEVVNNGDRPVQIGSHFHFYEVNRSLEFERKKSYGKRLNIPAGTAVRFEPGDKKIIELISFSGERKIFGLNNLTNDALDKGV
- a CDS encoding chemotaxis protein CheW — protein: MDVSKIVVFRTSDEEYGIPIEHVISIEKLEDINVIPNMPVYMKGVVKVRGELIPVLDTNQIFYHQNITIDNNVKLIVIQSDDISAALIVNEAKEIIDIEENQLKTIPIGAFQSTKYFSGVASIEWRLITLINPTYLIESLENFAIVKEEMMSRP
- the ureE gene encoding urease accessory protein UreE gives rise to the protein MIIEQIIGNVRELEQAPHHVERVYLKSDDLVKKIQRVKTDHGNELGIRLKQGKELVDGDILYHDEKNSIIISVLADDVIVIQPISILQMGEIAHQLGNRHLPAQFEENEMIVQYDYLVERLLEELGVPYTREERKMSKAFKHIGHSHD
- the ureG gene encoding urease accessory protein UreG — its product is MSEPIRIGIGGPVGAGKTLLVDKLTRELMKEFEVAVITNDIYTKEDAQFLIKNGALPEDRIIGVETGGCPHTAIREDASMNFDAIDELNDRHPSLDLIFVESGGDNLAATFSPELVDFSIYIIDVAQGEKIPRKGGQGMIKSDLFIINKIDLAPYVGADLEVMRKDTLVSRGDRPYIFTNLKDGTGVKEVVDWIRKEAFLVGLEA
- a CDS encoding urease accessory protein UreF; the encoded protein is MTKQLFHLLQICDSNFPSGAFSHSFGIETYIQENKITNKDTFLAALIQYLQTQFVYTDGLACRLVYESIKANKIESVWTIDKELNALAIARETREGNRRVGRQMVKVMNQLFPNEHLNLYQGKIKHKQAYGHSSVVYAMVCLELDIDIETTLSTYLFATTSSLVQNAIRGIPIGQTDGQRILVTLQPYLIEKVKEILFLDEEDFGAGAPGLEIAQMHHEQLSVRLFMS